A region of Vitis riparia cultivar Riparia Gloire de Montpellier isolate 1030 chromosome 12, EGFV_Vit.rip_1.0, whole genome shotgun sequence DNA encodes the following proteins:
- the LOC117927158 gene encoding G-type lectin S-receptor-like serine/threonine-protein kinase At5g24080 codes for MASCIILFLIIFSLCFAKTCVAATENSSSIRASYIYYLDSGLPSTWYNNNSVIMDGWQMRVFLVYPKDPRFYCGFFCTGTCESYFFSVVRVVGGNASLIWSANGRRPVQKNAVVQLTNGGLSLRDSNGTKVWSSNTTGNSIVGMNLTEAGKLVLFNNEGTGLWQSTIQNQTNTTSTNTTSQNDYCSSGDGLCSEGLCSCPVGVDGIEYFKQNQSQFAEVGCSRITPLSCNSPLSQQQLVEVRNFTYLSINETTEAFPNIKDMEGCKQTCLQNCSCGGAFFRYDSDASDGYCFMPSRILVIREGQTANYTFTSTSFIKVQIPSLAPSPFPTEPEIVPPPRPKGNNFAAIAAGSGAGAFLLVCFLIFILSMKLRKSKEEEEEGGDAYTNQVQVPGMPVRFSYEDLRRATEEFKERLGRGGFGSVFKGMLPDGTKIAVKRLDKMGPGMREFLAEVETIGSIHHFNLVRLIGFCAEKSNRLLVYEYMSNGSLDNWIFYRSQGPCLDWQTRKKIILDIAKGLAYLHEDCRQTIVHLDIKPQNILLDENFNAKVSDFGLSKLIDKDESQVLITMRGTPGYLAPEWRESRITVKVDIYSFGIVLLEIVTGRRNFDRTRAESSSHILGLLQKKGEEERLLDIVEILDEDMNNREEVERMIKIAAWCLQDDHTRRPPMSVVVKVLEGVMEVDSNIIYKFVHAMRPPAVVNDRVSTAVEASVLSNPR; via the coding sequence ATGGCTTCCTGCATCATCCTCTTTCTCATCATTTTCAGTCTCTGCTTTGCCAAAACCTGTGTTGCAGCCACTGAAAATTCCTCATCTATAAGGGCCAGTTACATATACTATCTAGACTCAGGCCTTCCCTCAACATGGTATAACAACAATTCTGTCATTATGGATGGATGGCAGATGAGAGTGTTCCTCGTGTACCCCAAGGATCCTCGGTTTTACTGTGGATTCTTCTGCACTGGAACCTGTGAAAGCTACTTTTTTTCAGTTGTCCGAGTTGTGGGAGGCAATGCAAGTCTGATTTGGTCAGCGAATGGGCGTCGTCCCGTGCAAAAGAATGCCGTGGTGCAACTGACTAATGGAGGTCTATCACTCAGAGATTCAAATGGCACAAAAGTCTGGTCTAGTAATACAACTGGTAACTCCATAGTGGGAATGAACCTTACTGAAGCAGGAAAGTTGGTTCTCTTTAACAATGAAGGCACCGGGCTTTGGCAGTCTACTATCCAGAACCAAACCAACACAACATCGACAAACACAACATCGCAAAACGATTATTGTAGCTCTGGGGATGGGTTATGCAGTGAAGGGCTATGTAGTTGTCCTGTGGGTGTTGATGGGATTGAATATTTCAAGCAGAACCAATCTCAATTTGCAGAAGTAGGTTGCTCTAGAATTACTCCTCTGTCATGCAACTCTCCATTGAGTCAACAGCAACTTGTGGAAGTAAGAAATTTTACCTACTTGAGCATCAATGAGACGACTGAAGCATTTCCAAATATCAAGGATATGGAAGGGTGCAAACAAACCTGCTTGCAGAATTGTTCTTGTGGTGGAGCCTTTTTCAGGTATGATTCAGATGCTTCAGATGGATATTGTTTTATGCCCTCTAGAATTTTGGTAATAAGAGAAGGGCAAACGGCGAATTACACCTTCACGTCGACATCATTCATCAAGGTACAGATCCCCTCTCTTGCACCTAGTCCTTTTCCAACAGAACCAGAGATTGTGCCACCCCCGCGTCCAaaaggaaacaattttgcagCAATAGCAGCAGGATCTGGTGCTGGGGCTTTTTTGTTAGtctgttttctaatttttatactGTCAATGAAATTGCGGAAGAgtaaggaggaggaggaggagggtgGGGATGCTTATACCAATCAAGTTCAAGTTCCGGGAATGCCTGTGAGATTTTCATATGAAGATCTAAGGAGAGCAACCGAGGAATTCAAGGAGAGACTTGGCCGCGGGGGATTCGGGTCTGTCTTCAAAGGAATGCTACCAGACGGCACTAAGATTGCAGTCAAGAGGCTCGACAAAATGGGGCCAGGGATGAGGGAGTTCTTAGCGGAAGTTGAGACTATTGGAAGCATACACCATTTCAATCTTGTGAGACTGATTGGATTCTGTGCAGAGAAATCTAACAGGCTTTTGGTTTATGAATACATGAGTAATGGCTCTTTAGATAACTGGATTTTCTATAGAAGCCAGGGGCCTTGTCTTGACTGGCAAACCAGAAAGAAGATTATACTAGACATAGCCAAAGGGTTGGCTTATCTTCATGAAGATTGCCGGCAAACAATAGTACATCTGGACATAAAGCCGCAGAACATTCTCCTGGATGAAAATTTCAATGCCAAAGTTTCTGATTTTGGGTTATCTAAGCTAATAGACAAAGATGAGAGCCAAGTGCTTATCACAATGAGAGGAACTCCTGGGTATCTTGCTCCAGAATGGCGGGAATCCAGAATCACAGTAAAAGTCGATATTTATAGCTTTGGAATTGTTCTTCTTGAGATAGTAACTGGAAGGAGAAATTTTGATCGGACACGAGCAGAGTCTAGTTCACATATACTTGGGCTATTGCAAAAGAAGGGAGAGGAGGAGAGACTACTTGACATTGTGGAAATTTTGGATGAGGACATGAACAATCGTGAAGAAGTGGAGAGGATGATAAAGATTGCAGCATGGTGTTTGCAGGATGATCACACAAGAAGGCCTCCCATGTCAGTAGTTGTGAAGGTTTTGGAGGGTGTTATGGAGGTGGACTCAAACATCATCTACAAGTTTGTCCATGCAATGCGCCCTCCTGCTGTAGTCAATGATCGGGTTTCTACTGCAGTAGAAGCATCTGTTCTTTCTAATCCAAGATGA
- the LOC117927159 gene encoding G-type lectin S-receptor-like serine/threonine-protein kinase SD2-5, whose amino-acid sequence MNITEAGNLVLFDSERAMVWQSFDHPVDSLLVGQRLYEGQKLIASSSSTNWSLGPYYATLTAKDGFAVFVQDDQAETLMYYQLVPDKKLSNSTGSNYAELQQDGFLVNMEASQVTSGRTPYEFLLYSTIEFIKLEGDGHLRRYQLSSGNGFRTIVDLITVDLGVCQHPLHCGEYGVCREGQCSCPEDHDGVRYFIETQSQLPDHGCSRITALSCGPSLDQHHLMEIKNATYFNVIDLDAASPNIKDMEECKQACLQKCSCSGAFFRYEKNTSDGYCFMPSKILSLREEHIPHNNFSSATFIKVQIPFDAPPRNKRNLAAIVAGSSAGVIFIICLAIFIYLVMLRKSNSKEDGGYIVQVHVPGMLVRLPYEDIRLATEDFKERLGQGGFGSVFKGMLADGTRIAVKRLDKMSQGMREFLAEVETIGSIHHFNLVRLIGFCAEKSNRLLVYEYMSNGSLENWIFYDGQRPCLDWQTRKKIVLDIAKGLAYLHEECRQRIVHLDIKPQNILLDENFNAKVSDFGLSKLIDRDENQVHSKMRGTPGYLAPELRDSKISVKADIYSFGIVLLEIVSGRKNVDRNHSESSFHMLRLLQKKAEEDRLIEIVENRNQDMQNHEEVVRMIRIGAWCLQDDPTRRPSMSVVVKVLEGVLEVEPSITFKFFHAITPTSVANNCVSSAVEASVLSNPR is encoded by the coding sequence ATGAATATTACAGAAGCAGGAAATCTTGTTCTCTTTGACAGTGAAAGAGCCATGGTCTGGCAGTCATTCGACCACCCTGTTGACTCATTGCTAGTTGGGCAGCGATTATATGAAGGTCAAAAACTGATCGCAAGTTCCTCTTCCACCAATTGGAGCCTTGGACCATACTATGCTACATTAACAGCTAAGGATGGCTTTGCTGTTTTTGTCCAAGATGATCAGGCCGAAACATTGATGTATTATCAGTTGGTGCCAGACAAAAAGCTAAGCAACAGTACTGGATCAAATTATGCAGAGCTTCAACAAGATGGGTTCCTAGTGAACATGGAAGCGTCTCAAGTAACATCTGGAAGAACTCCATATGAATTTCTACTTTATTCTACCATTGAATTCATAAAACTTGAGGGTGATGGGCATCTAAGAAGATATCAACTAAGTAGCGGAAACGGGTTCAGAACGATTGTCGATTTGATTACAGTAGATCTGGGTGTGTGCCAGCATCCTCTCCACTGTGGGGAATATGGGGTATGCAGAGAAGGGCAATGTAGCTGTCCTGAAGACCATGATGGGGTTCGGTACTTCATTGAAACTCAGTCTCAATTGCCTGATCATGGTTGCTCTAGAATAACTGCATTGTCATGCGGACCTTCACTGGACCAGCATCatctaatggaaataaaaaatgcaacCTACTTCAACGTTATTGATCTAGATGCTGCATCTCCAAATATCAAGGATATGGAAGAGTGCAAACAAGCCTGTCTGCAGAAGTGTTCTTGTAGTGGGGCCTTTTTCAGGTACGAGAAGAATACTTCAGATGGGTATTGTTTCATGCCATCTAAAATCTTGTCGCTGAGAGAAGAGCATATCCCCCACAACAATTTCTCATCTGCTACATTCATTAAGGTACAGATTCCCTTTGACGCACCaccaagaaataaaagaaatttagcaGCAATAGTAGCTGGATCTAGTGCAGGtgtcattttcattatttgtctTGCAATTTTTATATACTTGGTGATGCTGCGGAAGAGTAATTCCAAAGAGGATGGAGGTTATATCGTTCAAGTCCATGTTCCAGGAATGCTTGTGAGGCTCCCATATGAAGACATAAGGTTGGCAACAGAAGATTTCAAGGAGAGACTTGGCCAGGGGGGATTCGGTTCTGTCTTCAAAGGAATGCTAGCAGATGGCACTAGAATTGCAGTAAAGCGGCTGGACAAAATGAGCCAAGGGATGAGAGAGTTCTTAGCAGAAGTTGAGACAATAGGGAGCATACACCATTTTAATCTTGTAAGGCTGATTGGATTTTGTGCTGAAAAATCAAACAGGCTTTTAGTTTATGAATATATGAGTAATGGATCTctggaaaattggattttctaTGATGGCCAGAGGCCTTGTCTCGATTGGCAAACCCGAAAGAAGATTGTACTTGACATAGCCAAAGGCCTGGCTTATCTTCATGAAGAATGCCGACAGAGAATAGTTCATCTGGACATAAAGCCGCAGAACATTCTCTTGGATGAAAATTTCAATGCCAAAGTTTCCGATTTTGGGTTATCTAAGCTAATAGACAGGGATGAGAACCAAGTCCATTCAAAAATGAGAGGAACTCCTGGGTATCTGGCTCCAGAGTTGAGGGACTCAAAAATCTCTGTGAAAGCTGACATTTATAGCTTTGGTATAGTCCTCCTCGAAATAGTTAGTGGAAGGAAAAATGTTGATCGCAATCATTCAGAATCCAGTTTTCATATGCTTAGATTGTTGCAGAAGAAGGCAGAGGAGGACCGCCTGATTGAGATTGTGGAAAATCGGAATCAGGACATGCAAAATCACGAAGAAGTGGTGAGGATGATAAGGATTGGGGCTTGGTGTTTGCAGGACGATCCAACCAGGAGGCCTTCCATGTCAGTTGTTGTGAAGGTTTTGGAGGGAGTACTGGAGGTGGAACCGAGCATCACCTTCAAGTTTTTTCATGCAATAACTCCTACTTCTGTAGCCAACAACTGTGTTTCTTCTGCAGTTGAAGCATCAGTTCTTTCTAATCCAAGATGA